One Labeo rohita strain BAU-BD-2019 unplaced genomic scaffold, IGBB_LRoh.1.0 scaffold_560, whole genome shotgun sequence genomic region harbors:
- the LOC127161145 gene encoding uncharacterized protein LOC127161145, producing MEDENLAVPVILGVDFLKKAGVVIDFNASRVYLPDVNSSHPMCFNDVHEPASIQFYVAQGEGAMHNEEELKLIDQAVESSNASAQVKSQLKALMYNWPSVCTLKLGRTNCIRHEIKTTDELPLRKKPYRVSRAKNDFIEEQVKELLQQKIIRPSTSPWASPVVVVDKKDGGSRLCVDYRGLNAKTHLDPYPMPQITDILDSLQSAKVFSTLDLKCGYWQVEMNPASVEKTAFVTASGIYEFLCLPFGLKNAAASFQRLMEQVLREHKNKCCMVYIDDIIVYSPDLQTHLHHLKQVFHSLHKAGLTLNLKKCKFIRASLDYLGHTITADGVKVNSDKVDAVRTFPTPKSLKEVQRFLGLAAWYHRFIPDFSTKTAPLHALKRKDAEWKWTEECQRSFDLIKDELTRAPVLSTPNFDCSFKVQTDASNVGLGAVLTQEVDGQERVIAYASRLLRGAEKSYSTSEKECLAVVWAVEKWHHYLEGRAFEVITDHASLVWLFRHPKPSSRLERWTIRLQGYHFTVRYLKGQCNVVPDVLSRRYSAESPAALLHTPVKHGFNPLTCDLPLDLSEMADEQKKDPECQEIMVNAKKQHTTDLKRTHYVIKNEVLFRSVPCPKEGQRLQVVVPAKLKEVMLTYAHDSPLSGHLGKFKTLMRLLEFAYWPSIRTDVWQHCTECRKCQVYKPTNLKPAGSLQSVPIVEPGFMLGMDIMGPFPRSTRQNEYLLVIVDYFSKWVEVFPMRNAKATTIVKILLEEIFTRWGTPAFIVSDRGTQFTSKLLEQLCKQWQVTQKLTTAYHPQSNLTERVNRSLKTMIAMYVEENHRTWDQWLCEFRFALNTAWHESTGHSPAEIALGRKLKGPLQRALQNPPDPDQPAYSVLDRQQLLYESVKENVGKAQAKQRKYYNLNRRTQNFSEGDLVWVRTHPLSRADDAFMAKISPKWKGPAKVTKKLGPVNYRVVMLSDPSQEDTYHTQNLKICHGQIFRP from the coding sequence ATGGAGGATGAGAATTTGGCTGTTCCTGTCATCTTGGGGGTGGATTTTCTCAAAAAGGCTGGAGTAGTTATTGATTTTAATGCTTCACGAGTATATCTGCCGGATGTTAACTCTAGTCACCCTATGTGTTTTAATGACGTGCACGAGCCTGCCTCTATCCAGTTTTATGTCGCACAAGGAGAAGGAGCGATGCACAATGAGGAAGAGTTGAAGTTGATCGACCAGGCTGTGGAAAGCTCCAATGCTTCAGCTCAGGTAAAGAGTCAGTTGAAAGCTCTTATGTACAATTGGCCTTCAGTATGTACACTTAAGCTTGGTCGTACAAATTGTATTAGGCATGAGATAAAAACAACTGACGAACTGCCTTTACGGAAAAAACCATACAGAGTCTCGAGGGCTAAGAATGATTTTATTGAAGAGCAGGTTAAGGAGCTACTGCAACAGAAGATTATCAGACCTTCTACGTCACCCTGGGCTTCACCTGTGGTAGTGGTAGATAAAAAAGATGGAGGATCACGGTTATGTGTTGATTATCGTGGGCTTAATGCAAAAACTCACCTAGATCCTTATCCCATGCCTCAGATAACGGATATTCTTGATTCTCTCCAATCAGCTAAAGTGTTCAGCACATTGGATTTAAAGTGTGGATATTGGCAAGTTGAGATGAATCCAGCGAGTGTGGAAAAAACGGCTTTCGTTACAGCTTCAGGAATATATGAATTCTTGTGTCTCCCGTTTGGCCTCAAAAACGCAGCAGCATCTTTCCAAAGGTTAATGGAGCAAGTTCTGAGGGAACATAAAAACAAGTGTTGCATGGTTTACATTGACGATATCATTGTCTACTCCCCAGACCTACAGACTCACCTGCACCATCTCAAACAAGTGTTTCACAGTCTGCACAAGGCCGGTCTCACACTAAACCTCAAGAAATGTAAGTTCATCCGTGCCTCACTTGATTACCTAGGTCATACCATTACAGCTGATGGAGTCAAGGTGAATTCAGACAAGGTGGATGCTGTCAGAACTTTTCCAACTCCCAAGTCCTTAAAAGAGGTACAACGCTTCTTAGGCCTTGCAGCATGGTACCATCGTTTTATTCCTGATTTCTCCACCAAAACAGCACCGTTACATGCACTGAAGAGAAAAGACGCAGAGTGGAAGTGGACCGAAGAATGCCAGCGTTCATTTGATCTCATCAAAGATGAACTGACTAGAGCACCTGTTTTAAGTACACCTAACTTTGATTGTTCTTTTAAAGTACAGACTGATGCAAGTAATGTGGGCTTAGGAGCTGTGCTGACGCAAGAAGTTGATGGCCAAGAGAGAGTGATTGCATATGCCTCCCGGTTACTACGAGGTGCAGAGAAATCCTATTCAACATCCGAGAAAGAATGTCTAGCAGTCGTGTGGGCAGTAGAAAAGTGGCACCATTATCTGGAAGGCCGAGCGTTTGAAGTAATCACAGACCATGCATCCTTAGTCTGGCTCTTTCGGCATCCAAAGCCCTCATCTAGACTGGAAAGATGGACGATTAGACTTCAGGGATATCACTTTACTGTACGGTACCTAAAAGGGCAATGTAATGTAGTGCCTGATGTCTTATCCAGAAGATATTCAGCGGAATCACCAGCCGCGTTGCTGCACACACCAGTTAAACATGGTTTTAATCCTCTCACTTGTGATTTGCCACTAGACTTGTCAGAAATGGCTGACGAACAGAAAAAGGACCCAGAGTGTCAAGAGATCATGGTTAACGCCAAGAAACAGCACACCACCGATCTTAAGAGGACACACTATGtcatcaaaaatgaagttttattCCGGAGTGTTCCATGCCCCAAAGAAGGTCAGAGATTACAGGTAGTCGTTCCTGCAAAATTGAAAGAAGTGATGTTGACTTATGCCCATGACAGCCCTCTGAGTGGTCATTTAGGTAAATTTAAAACTCTCATGCGTCTTTTAGAATTTGCTTATTGGCCCTCAATACGTACTGATGTATGGCAGCACTGCACAGAGTGTAGGAAATGTCAAGTGTACAAGCCCACAAACCTGAAACCTGCAGGCAGCCTACAAAGTGTGCCCATAGTCGAGCCTGGATTTATGCTTGGGATGGACATTATGGGACCATTCCCACGAAGCACCCGCCAGAATGAGTACCTTCTAGTCATTGTGGACTACTTCAGCAAGTGGGTAGAAGTTTTTCCCATGAGAAACGCTAAAGCTACAACTATTGTGAAAATTCTTTTAGAAGAGATCTTTACAAGATGGGGAACACCAGCTTTCATCGTGTCTGACAGAGGAACACAGTTCACCTCCAAACTCCTAGAGCAGTTGTGCAAGCAATGGCAAGTGACACAAAAGCTTACCACGGCATATCACCCACAGTCAAACCTCACTGAACGAGTCAATCGGAGCCTTAAGACCATGATTGCCATGTATGTTGAAGAGAACCACCGTACTTGGGATCAGTGGTTATGTGAGTTCAGATTCGCACTTAACACTGCCTGGCACGAGAGTACGGGACATTCTCCTGCAGAAATCGCTTTAGGACGAAAGCTAAAAGGACCTTTGCAAAGAGCTTTACAAAATCCCCCAGATCCAGACCAACCAGCTTACAGTGTTCTTGACAGGCAACAACTACTGTACGAGTCAGTAAAAGAGAATGTAGGGAAGGCACAAGCCAAACAAAGAAAGTACTACAATCTCAATAGAAGAACTCAAAATTTTAGTGAGGGAGATTTAGTGTGGGTACGAACGCATCCTCTATCACGTGCTGATGATGCCTTTATGGCCAAGATCTCTCCAAAATGGAAAGGCCCAGCTAAAGTTACAAAGAAACTAGGTCCTGTGAACTATAGGGTGGTTATGTTGTCTGATCCTTCTCAAGAAGATACATACCATACACAGAATTTAAAAATTTGCCATGGTCAAATTTTTAGACCCTAG